AACTCGCAGCTCGACGTCGATTCGCTCGTCGAGGAGTGCGGACTGACCGGCGACGAGATCGAGTGGCGGAAGGACTTCGTCGGGTTCGACGAGACTGACGAACGCCACCTGTCGAACCTGGAAGCGACGTTTCGCGATCACACGGACGATATCGCACAGGGGTTCTACGAGAATCTCACCGGACACGAGCAGACGGTCGAGGTCATCAAGGGCTCGGAGAAATCGATCGACCAGCTGAAACGGACGCAATCTGCGTATCTCGTGACGCTCGCGAGCGGCGACTACGGCGTGGAGTACTTCCGGGACCGCGCTCGCATCGGCAAGATCCACGACCTGCTCGACATGCCGATGAAACACTACATCGGGCAGTACGGCGTCTACTACGACCTCGTCCTCCCGCTCCTGTTCGAGCGCCTCGAACAGCGGCTAGTCGATCGGCTGGAGGAGCGGACCGTCGCCGGCGACGGCGGAACGGCGGTGACGGAAGCCGAGGACGCCAGTCCAGTCACAGACGTCGTAAGCGAGGAACTCGATCGCGGGCTCGAAGAGGTCCTCGCGGTCCTTCGGATCGTCAATCTCGACATGCAGGTCGTCGCAGACACGTACATCCACTCCTACAATCAGGAGCTCGAGGAGTCGATCGCGGAACGCGATCGGCTCATGCAGGAGGTGGAACGGGATCTCTCTCGCCCGATCGAGGAACTCCACGAGTCGGCGGAAGCGGTGGCCGACAGCACGGACGAGATCAGCGACATCGCTCGCACGCAGGCGGATTCGATGAAAGACGTCGGCGACGAAGTCGCGAACATGAGCGCGACGATCGAGGAGATCGCCTCCACCGCCGAGGAAGTGAGCGCGACGAGCGAACGCGCCGAGGAACTGGCCGCGGAGGGACGCGACGCCGCGACCGAGGCGATCGACGTGATGGACAGCGTGACCGAGTCCTCCCGCGACGTGGCGACCGACGTCGATCGATTGCACGAGCGCGTCGCGGAGATCGACGAGATCGTCGAGGTGATCAACGACATCGCCGACCAGACGAACATGCTCGCGCTGAACGCATCGATCGAGGCCGCCCGCGCGGGGGAAGCCGGTGAGGGCTTCGCCGTCGTCGCCGACGAGGTCAAGGGACTCGCGGAGGAGTCCCAGGAGCACGCGAGCGAGATCGAGTCGATGGTCGACGATATCAAACGGGAAACGGAGAACGCCGTGAAGAGCCTCGAGGAGACGACCGAGGAGGTCGACCGGGGCATGGAGGAGGTCGAGTCGGCGATGGAAACCCTTCAGGAGATCGCCGACGCCGTCGCGGAGGCGTCACAGGGTATTCGCGAGGTCTCCGACGCGACGGACGATCAGGCCGCCTCCACGGAGGAAGTCGCGAGCATGGCCGACGAACTCGTCGAGCAGGCCGAACGGGTCGCCGGCGAGATCTCCGAGGTCGCCGCGGCCAACGAGGAGCAATCGGCCAAGATCCGCGAGATCAACACGACCGTGGACAGACTGACGGACTGAAGTCCCGCCGGCGTGGCGGCATCAGTACCCGGGTCGAAGCCGCCTGACGCCGGCGGCGACTAGGAGGTACAGCGGCAGGACGACGGCGAGAACGGCCGCGAGTATTCCCCAGTCAGCGACCCCGAGCGCCACGGTGCCGAAGTACCGGTTGAGCGGCGTGTACAGGACGGCGAGTTGCAACGCCAGCGACCCGCCGACGGCGAGCGCCAGCCACCGGTTCGAGTACGTCGGCGTCTCCCGCAGCCAGCGGATGACGTACAGCTTCCCGAACTCCAGGAGGACGAACCCGGTGAACACCATCGTCATCGCGTACGGCGTGACCGACGGCGCGCCGTCGAGCGCGTAGAACAGCAGGCCGAGCATCGCCGCGGTGGTCACTGTGCCGGTCCCGCCCATCAGGCCGAGCATCTCCCGGTCGACGATGCCGCGGTCGGGATCCCGTGGCGGTCGCTCCATCACGTCGCCACCCTGTGGATCGGCGCCCAGCGCCAGCGCCGGCAGGCCGTCCGTCAGCAGGTTGATCCACAGCAGCTGGACCGCCGGCAGCACGAGGTAGCCCAGCAGCGAGGCGAGGAAGACGATCGCCACCTCGGCGATATTCGCGCTGAGGAGGTACGCCACGAACTTCCAGACGTTGTCGAAGATGGCCCGTCCGCGCTCGATCGCTCGCTCGATGGTCGCGTAGTTGTCGTCCAGCAGGACGACGTCGCTGGCCTGCTTGGCGACGTCCGTGCCGCGGATCCCCATCGCGACGCCCACGTCGGCGTTCTTCAGCGCCGGCGCGTCGTTGACGCCGTCGCCGGTCATCGCGACGACGTGGCCGTTCGCCTGGAGCGCGCGGAGGATGCGCACCTTGTGCTGGGGGGCGGCGCGCGCGAAGACGTCGACCGACTCGACGCGCTCGCGGAGTTCGTCGTCGTCGAGGCGTTCGATCTCGCTCCCCTCGACGACCGACGAGTCCATGCCGAGCGACGCCGCGATGGCGGCGGCCGTGCGGGCGTTGTCGCCGGTGATCATCTTCACGGCGACGCCCGCGCCCGTCGTCGTCGCGATGGCGTCCGCGACCTCCTCGCGCGCCGGATCGATCATCCCGACCAGGCCGACGAACACCAGGTCCTCGTCGACCGCGTCCGTCTCCTCCGTGTAGGCCACCGCGAGCACCCGCAGCGCGTCGTCGGCGAACGCCTCCGTCCGGTCGCGGATCCGTTCGGCCCGTTCCCCCGTGAGCTCTGTCGGCCCCGACTCGGTCAGGACGCGATCGGACATCTCGAGGACGACCTCCGGCGCTCCCTTCACGTAGACCACGTCGCCGTGAACGGTTCCCATCCACTTGCGTTCCGACGAGAACGGGATCTCGTCCGTCCGTGGGTACTCGTCCCTGAGTGCCGCGACGTCGAGACCGTAGTCCGCTGCGGCCTCCACGATCGCTCGCTCGGTCGGGTCGCCCTCCTCGGCCGTCGCGTCGTTACAGAGGGCGCCCGCCCGCAGCAGTAACTCGGCGCGGTCGTCCGATCCCACGGCGGACTGGTCGCGCCCCTCGTCGCCCGGGGCGACGACGGCGTCGTTGACCCACAGCCGCTCGACGCGCATCCGGCCCTCGGTGAGCGTCCCGGTCTTGTCGGTGCAGACGACGTCGACGGACCCGAGCGCCTCGACGGCGGGCAGTCGCCGCACGAGCGCGTCCTCGTCGGCCATCCTGCGGACCCCGAGCGCCAGCGTCAGCGTCACCACGGCCGGGAGTCCCTCGGGGACGGCGGCGACGGCCAGCGACACGGCCGTCAGGCCCGCCTGGATCGGATCCGTGCCCCGGAGCAGCAGGAACGGGACGACGAGCGCGGCGAGGACGAGGACGCCGATCCCCAGCGTCCGCCCGAGGTCGTCGAGTTCGGCCTGCAGCGGCGTGTCCGTCTCCTCGGTCCCGGCGAGTTCACGCGCGATGTCGCCGACCTCGGTGTCCATTCCCGTGGCCGTGACGACGGCGACGCCCGATCCGCGGGTCACGTTCGTCCCCTTGTACACGGCCGACTCACGCTCGGCGAGCGGCGCTGCTTCGTCGACCGGTTCGGGCGACTTGGAGACGGGGACGCTCTCACCCGTCAGGGCCGCCTCGTCCACCTCGAGGGCGCTCTCCGACAGCAGTCGCGCGTCGGCGGGGACCACGTCGCCGCTCTCCAGTTCGACCACGTCGCCCGGTACGAGCGCCGTCGCGTCCACCTCGACCGCGTCCCCGTCGCGCCGCACGACGGCCGTCGGCGCTGCCAGTTCCCGCAGTGACGCGAGGCTCTCCTCCGCGCGGTAGTCTTGAACGAAGCCGAAGATTCCGTTGGCGACGACGATGACGGCGATCAACACCGCGTCGACGACGTGGCCCGCCCACACCGATAGCGCCGCGGCGGCGATCAGCACCCAGATGAGAGCGCTGTCGAACTGCGCGACGAAGATGTCGACGGCCGAGCGCTCGCCGCCGCTGACGACGTCGTTCTCGCCGTGCTCGTCGAGGCGTCGCCGGGCCTCGTCGTCGGACAGGCCGTCGGGATCCGTGTCGAGACCGGCGACGACGTCGTCTGCCGATCGGCTGTGTGGACTCCCTGACACGGTCTGACAGTCTTCGCCCAGTGGTAAGGGTGTTACCCGCGGCGGGTTCGACGGCTACTCGCCGATGCTCGTGGGCGTTCAACCCGGGAGGAAGACGTTGATGGCTGCGACGACGAGGCCGGCAAGCCCCATCCTGGCGGCGGCGACGTACCACCGCTGGCCGGAGATCGACCCCATGTACGCGCCGAACGCACAGAGGACGCCGATTCCGAGTCCGACCGCGATGACGGCGGCTTCCACCATGGTCAACAGCGTCCCCTCGACAGTGAACGGCGTCAGCGGAATCAGGATCCCGATGAGCGGCCCGAGCCCACTCGCGAGTGCGTGGAACACCCGGGCGCCCCGCTGCTGCCGCTGGACGCGCGTGTCGTCGAGGTCCGTCAGCATCGCCCGCTCGATGCGGAGGATCTCGGCCTTCGTCTCCGCCCGCTCGATCTCCCACACGCTCCAGAGCGCCGACGTACCGAGCCCCACGGCGGCCCCGGCACCGATCTTGATGACGGTGACCCCGTCGGGGACGCCCGAGAGGACCGCGCCGACGACGACGCCGATGCACGTCAGCGTCCCGTCGAACCCG
This region of Halomicrobium urmianum genomic DNA includes:
- a CDS encoding globin-coupled sensor protein, producing MKDWANEFGRGGLNSQLDVDSLVEECGLTGDEIEWRKDFVGFDETDERHLSNLEATFRDHTDDIAQGFYENLTGHEQTVEVIKGSEKSIDQLKRTQSAYLVTLASGDYGVEYFRDRARIGKIHDLLDMPMKHYIGQYGVYYDLVLPLLFERLEQRLVDRLEERTVAGDGGTAVTEAEDASPVTDVVSEELDRGLEEVLAVLRIVNLDMQVVADTYIHSYNQELEESIAERDRLMQEVERDLSRPIEELHESAEAVADSTDEISDIARTQADSMKDVGDEVANMSATIEEIASTAEEVSATSERAEELAAEGRDAATEAIDVMDSVTESSRDVATDVDRLHERVAEIDEIVEVINDIADQTNMLALNASIEAARAGEAGEGFAVVADEVKGLAEESQEHASEIESMVDDIKRETENAVKSLEETTEEVDRGMEEVESAMETLQEIADAVAEASQGIREVSDATDDQAASTEEVASMADELVEQAERVAGEISEVAAANEEQSAKIREINTTVDRLTD
- a CDS encoding cation-translocating P-type ATPase, translating into MSGSPHSRSADDVVAGLDTDPDGLSDDEARRRLDEHGENDVVSGGERSAVDIFVAQFDSALIWVLIAAAALSVWAGHVVDAVLIAVIVVANGIFGFVQDYRAEESLASLRELAAPTAVVRRDGDAVEVDATALVPGDVVELESGDVVPADARLLSESALEVDEAALTGESVPVSKSPEPVDEAAPLAERESAVYKGTNVTRGSGVAVVTATGMDTEVGDIARELAGTEETDTPLQAELDDLGRTLGIGVLVLAALVVPFLLLRGTDPIQAGLTAVSLAVAAVPEGLPAVVTLTLALGVRRMADEDALVRRLPAVEALGSVDVVCTDKTGTLTEGRMRVERLWVNDAVVAPGDEGRDQSAVGSDDRAELLLRAGALCNDATAEEGDPTERAIVEAAADYGLDVAALRDEYPRTDEIPFSSERKWMGTVHGDVVYVKGAPEVVLEMSDRVLTESGPTELTGERAERIRDRTEAFADDALRVLAVAYTEETDAVDEDLVFVGLVGMIDPAREEVADAIATTTGAGVAVKMITGDNARTAAAIAASLGMDSSVVEGSEIERLDDDELRERVESVDVFARAAPQHKVRILRALQANGHVVAMTGDGVNDAPALKNADVGVAMGIRGTDVAKQASDVVLLDDNYATIERAIERGRAIFDNVWKFVAYLLSANIAEVAIVFLASLLGYLVLPAVQLLWINLLTDGLPALALGADPQGGDVMERPPRDPDRGIVDREMLGLMGGTGTVTTAAMLGLLFYALDGAPSVTPYAMTMVFTGFVLLEFGKLYVIRWLRETPTYSNRWLALAVGGSLALQLAVLYTPLNRYFGTVALGVADWGILAAVLAVVLPLYLLVAAGVRRLRPGY
- a CDS encoding VIT1/CCC1 transporter family protein, with product MSSRLRSLRALLGRDDVLSIARRYFVSNGFDGTLTCIGVVVGAVLSGVPDGVTVIKIGAGAAVGLGTSALWSVWEIERAETKAEILRIERAMLTDLDDTRVQRQQRGARVFHALASGLGPLIGILIPLTPFTVEGTLLTMVEAAVIAVGLGIGVLCAFGAYMGSISGQRWYVAAARMGLAGLVVAAINVFLPG